CGGCCGGACACATCGAGCAGCCAACCGTGCAGACCGAAGAGACCCTGCTCAGCCAGCGAGAGTTGGAAGTGCTGGAGTTGATCGCGCAAGGTTATTCAAACCAACAGATCGCCGAGCAGTTGTTCATTTCATTGCACACCGTAAAAACACATTCGCGTCGAATTCACAGCAAGTTGGGTGTACAGCGGCGTACGCAAGCGGTTGCCAAGGCGAAAGTGATGGGCGTCATGAATTAAGCTCGGGACGTTTTACTCATACTTACACTTGTTTGGGAAGTAACGGAGAACGTTTGATGTATAAGTGTCGGGCTTACATTGAAAAGGGAGTTTGGTTGGTCCCGGATTTCAATAAAAAAGTAAGTCGCCGTAACAGGCGCCATCAACGGAACGAACATGAAGTTCGTAACCAATACCGAACAAGGATGTTTATGTACGCACCATTATTTTCTTCATATTCGCAAAAGCTTCTTGCCTTGAAAGCAACCCGCGTCGATTTCGCCGTGGAGATCTTGCTGGGGCAGGCGTTGGATGGGTTGAACGTCAATCCACACAACAGCTATCTAAATATTTTGGAAAGCTCGTCCAGCGCCGAGTTTGCTCGTTCGATCACCTTGTTTGAAGAAGCGCTGGCGTGTGTCGAAAGAAAGTCCAGCCCGACCTACACGCAAGGTGTCAGCGAGATTTTCAGCAAGCGCTACTCCTTCGCCAATGAAGATCGGATCAAGGCGCTGAATCTTGTTGCCTTTGAAAAGATCGTCGCCGACATCGTTTCGAGCCTGACTGACGAACCGTCGATGGCGTTGTCCCGCACTCGCCTGAGGCCTCTGGCTGTAGAGGAAGTGGAGATGGCGTTGAAGTTTCATTTGCCTGGCGTCGATCTGAATAGCATCTATGTAACCGATTTTGCCACAGATGACTTTGGCGATCGGATCATCACCTCATCCACAAAGCTGGTAGATCAGCTGCTGGGGTACTTCGACAATGATGAGATTCCCTGCCATGGAAGGGATGGCGCGGTCTATTCGGTCCCCTACAGTGGCAAGGAGGAGCATCGGCATCCACAGTTGACCGCCGGATACCTTAACGACCTGCTGATCAAAGTCTTACCGGGCTTCCTGATCTGATCCGGGATCGGTCTCATAGCCCATCCGCCAGCTCACGGCCCGGGTCGCCGCCAACAAGCGTTGCGCCGCCGGGCCGTTCTCATCGGCATGAAACAGCGACGTCGGGCCGACAATGGTCATGACCGCCGTGACGTGGCCCATGGCGTTGAAAACCGGCGCGGACAACGCGTCTACCCCGGGCATCAGCAAACCGTGGACATGATGCAGGCCGCGTTGACGTATTTGTTCGCACAGCGCCGCGTAGGCCTGGTCATCTGCCAGCGGATGAGCGCGGGCGGCGCGGACTTCCTCGTCACGCAGTCCGACGGTTTCGCGCTCCGGCAAGTAGGCGCTGAAAACCAGGCCCGTGGATGAACTGAGCAACGGCAAGACCGAGCCCAGTTGCGTCACCACGGTGACGGCTCGCACGGCCGGTTCGATCCGTACCACGGTCGCGCCGTGGTTCCCCCACACCGCCAGGAAACAGGTTTCGTTCAAGTCGTCGCGCAGCTCTGCCAAGGGCAGGGCGGCCACTTGCAGCACGTCCATGCCGTTCAAGGCCGCCAGCCCCACGCGCAAGGCTTCGCGGCCCAGGCCGTAGTGGTTGGTGGCGGTGTTCTGTTCGGCGAATCCGCTGGCGATCAAGGCCTGCAGATAGCGATGGACCTTGCTCGCCGGCATCTGCACGTGTTCGGCCAGGCGCGACAGCGACGTGGAGGGGGAGAGTTCGGCCAGCGCCTTGAGGATGTCGGTGCCGACCTCGGCCGAGCGGACTTTCTGTTTACCGTTGCTGGGCGGGTTTTCCATGGAAGTGCGGGTCCGGAGGGCGAATGGGCGTCTTTATAGCTTGACGGTCGTCGTCGAGCAAATTACGTTATGCGTAATTGAATTACGATAAAAATAACCCGGTGCGCCTCGAACATTGCACGATGTGATGGGCCGCATCCCAGGAGGCTCCATGAACCTCGATTCCACGGCGTCGGATCTGGCTTATCTGTCTGGCTTCGGTAACGAGTTTTCCAGCGAAGCGCTGCCTGGCGCCCTGCCGGTTGGCCAGAATTCTCCGCAGAAAGCACCGTACGGCCTGTATGCCGAACTGTTTTCAGGCACCGCTTTCACCATGGCCCGCAGCGAAGCGCGGCGAACCTGGATGTACCGCATCCGACCCTCGGCCAATCATCCGGCCTTTGCCAGGCTTGATCGTCAGTTGGCGGGTGGTCCACTGGGTGAGGTCACGCCTAATCGCCTGCGCTGGAACCCGCTGGAGATCCCTGCGCAGCCGACCGATTTCATCGACGGGCTGGTGCGCATGGCGGCCAACGCCGGTTCGGACAAACCGGCGGGCATCAGCCTCTATCACTATCGCGCGAACTGCTCCATGGAACGGGTGTTCTTCAATGCCGATGGCGAATGGCTGGTCGTGCCGCAGCTCGGGCGCTTGCGGATCGTCACCGAATTGGGTGTGCTGGAGCTGGCGCCGCTGGAAATTGCCGTGCTGCCGCGAGGGCTGAAGTTGCGCGTCGAGCTTCTCGACCCGCAGGCCCGCGGCTACATCGCCGAGAACCATGGCGCGCCATTGAGATTGCCGGACCTGGGGCCTATCGGCAGCAATGGCCTGGCCAATCCACGGGATTTCCTGACGCCCGTCGCCCATTACGAAAACCTCGCGCAACCGACCACGCTGGTACAGAAGTTCCTCGGTGAGCTATGGGCTTGCGAGCTGGATCATTCACCGTTCGACGTGGTGGCCTGGCATGGCAATAACGTGCCGTATAAATATGACCTGCGCCGGTTCAACACCATCGGGACGGTAAGCTTCGACCACCCGGACCCGTCGATCTTCACCGTGCTGACTTCTCCCACGAGTGTCCACGGCTTGGCAAACCTCGATTTCGTGATCTTTCCGCCGCGCTGGATGGTGGCGGAAAACACCTTCCGTCCGCCGTGGTTCCACCGCAACCTGATGAATGAATTCATGGGCCTGATCCAGGGCGCCTACGACGCCAAGGCCGAAGGTTTCCTACCCGGAGGCGCATCGTTGCATAGCTGCATGAGTGCCCATGGTCCCGACGGCGAAACGTGCACCAAGGCCATCAATGCCGAACTCAAGCCGGCGAAAATCGACAACACCATGGCGTTCATGTTCGAGACCAGCCAAGTGCTGCGCCCGAGCCGCTTCGCCCTGGATTGCCCTCAATTGCAAACGAACTACGATGCCTGCTGGGCCTCGTTGCCAGTCACGTTCGACCCGACCCGGAGATAATCCATGACTCACGTTTCCTCCACCCGCAGCTGGGTCGCCTCCGCCAACGGTCATGCCGACTTCCCGCTGCAGAACCTGCCGCTGGGCATTTTCAGCATCGCTGGCGGCGCCCCGAGGAGCGGCGTTGCCATTGGCGAGCGGATTTTCGATCTGCAGGCAGCGTTGCAGGCAGGCCTGTTCGAGGGCGCGGCAGGCGATGCGGTCGCGGCCATGGAAGGTGGTCAACTGAACGCTTTCTTCGACCTGGGCCGCACCGCCCGGGTCGCCCTGCGTGAACGGCTCCTGGAGCTGCTGCGCGAAGACAGTCCGCTGCGGGACAAGATCGAAGCCCAGGGTGACAGCCTGTTGCCACGTGCGGCGGATTGCCAGATGCACCTGCCCGCAAAAATCAACGACTACACCGATTTCTACGTCGGCATCGAGCACGCGCAAAATGTCGGCAAGCTGTTCCGGCCTGACAATCCGCTGCTGCCCAACTACAAATACGTGCCCATCGGCTACCACGGTCGCGCCTCGACGGTCCGCCCTTCCGGCACCGATGTGCGCCGCCCGAAGGGCCAGACCTTGCCGGCTGGCCAGACCGAGCCGACCTTTGGCCCGTGCGCGCGCCTGGACTATGAGCTGGAACTGGGCATCTGGATCGGCCAGGGCAACGCCTTGGGCGAGCCCATCGCCATCGGCGATGCTGCCGAGCACATTGCCGGTTTCTGTCTGCTCAACGATTGGTCGGCGCGGGATATCCAGGCCTGGGAATATCAGCCGCTGGGGCCGTTCCTGTCGAAAAGTTTCCTGACCAGTGTCTCGTCCTGGGTGGTCACCGCTGAAGCCTTGGAACCGTTCCGTCGTTCCCAACCGGCGCGTCCCGAGGGCGATCCGCAGCCGCTGCCATACCTGCTGGACAAGCGTGACCAGGCCGGCGGTGCATTCGACATCGAGTTGGAGGTGCTGCTGCTGACCGAAACCATGCGCGAACAAAACCTGCCAGCCCATCGGTTGACCCTCAGCAACACCCGATACATGTATTGGACCGTGGCGCAGATGGTGGCGCACCACAGCGTCAACGGCTGCCAGTTACAGGCAGGTGACCTGTTTGGCTCGGGCACGTTGTCGGGGCCGGAAAACGGTCAATTCGGCAGCCTGCTGGAAATCACCGAGGGCGGCAAGAAGCCGATCGAATTGGCGTCCGGTGAAGTTCGCAAATTCCTCGAGGA
This genomic interval from Pseudomonas alvandae contains the following:
- a CDS encoding IclR family transcriptional regulator, giving the protein MENPPSNGKQKVRSAEVGTDILKALAELSPSTSLSRLAEHVQMPASKVHRYLQALIASGFAEQNTATNHYGLGREALRVGLAALNGMDVLQVAALPLAELRDDLNETCFLAVWGNHGATVVRIEPAVRAVTVVTQLGSVLPLLSSSTGLVFSAYLPERETVGLRDEEVRAARAHPLADDQAYAALCEQIRQRGLHHVHGLLMPGVDALSAPVFNAMGHVTAVMTIVGPTSLFHADENGPAAQRLLAATRAVSWRMGYETDPGSDQEAR
- the fahA gene encoding fumarylacetoacetase, yielding MTHVSSTRSWVASANGHADFPLQNLPLGIFSIAGGAPRSGVAIGERIFDLQAALQAGLFEGAAGDAVAAMEGGQLNAFFDLGRTARVALRERLLELLREDSPLRDKIEAQGDSLLPRAADCQMHLPAKINDYTDFYVGIEHAQNVGKLFRPDNPLLPNYKYVPIGYHGRASTVRPSGTDVRRPKGQTLPAGQTEPTFGPCARLDYELELGIWIGQGNALGEPIAIGDAAEHIAGFCLLNDWSARDIQAWEYQPLGPFLSKSFLTSVSSWVVTAEALEPFRRSQPARPEGDPQPLPYLLDKRDQAGGAFDIELEVLLLTETMREQNLPAHRLTLSNTRYMYWTVAQMVAHHSVNGCQLQAGDLFGSGTLSGPENGQFGSLLEITEGGKKPIELASGEVRKFLEDGDEIILRARCSRDGVTSIGFGECRGKILPAR
- the hmgA gene encoding homogentisate 1,2-dioxygenase, giving the protein MNLDSTASDLAYLSGFGNEFSSEALPGALPVGQNSPQKAPYGLYAELFSGTAFTMARSEARRTWMYRIRPSANHPAFARLDRQLAGGPLGEVTPNRLRWNPLEIPAQPTDFIDGLVRMAANAGSDKPAGISLYHYRANCSMERVFFNADGEWLVVPQLGRLRIVTELGVLELAPLEIAVLPRGLKLRVELLDPQARGYIAENHGAPLRLPDLGPIGSNGLANPRDFLTPVAHYENLAQPTTLVQKFLGELWACELDHSPFDVVAWHGNNVPYKYDLRRFNTIGTVSFDHPDPSIFTVLTSPTSVHGLANLDFVIFPPRWMVAENTFRPPWFHRNLMNEFMGLIQGAYDAKAEGFLPGGASLHSCMSAHGPDGETCTKAINAELKPAKIDNTMAFMFETSQVLRPSRFALDCPQLQTNYDACWASLPVTFDPTRR